In a genomic window of Polycladomyces abyssicola:
- a CDS encoding phage holin family protein encodes MTIVRHLIRFIVAAIVLMIVGALVPGFQVQGFWSAFLAAVVIAVIGWIIEALFGRDMSPYARGVVGFVVSAVVIYLTQFFVPGMRVTLLGALLGALVIGIIDLFVPTKARITSQPER; translated from the coding sequence ATGACCATCGTGCGTCATCTCATTCGATTCATTGTGGCGGCCATCGTGCTGATGATCGTGGGAGCACTGGTCCCCGGTTTTCAGGTACAAGGTTTTTGGAGCGCGTTCCTCGCTGCCGTGGTAATCGCTGTAATCGGCTGGATCATCGAAGCGCTGTTCGGACGGGACATGTCTCCTTATGCAAGGGGAGTTGTCGGGTTCGTTGTCAGCGCGGTCGTGATCTATCTGACGCAATTCTTCGTACCCGGCATGCGTGTCACGTTACTCGGAGCCTTGTTGGGTGCGCTCGTGATCGGGATCATCGATTTGTTTGTACCGACCAAAGCACGTATCACGAGCCAGCCGGAAAGATAA
- the pheT gene encoding phenylalanine--tRNA ligase subunit beta yields the protein MLVSYEWLNEYVDLEGLTPEDVAHALTQSGVAVDVIYTRDTGIRNVVVGKVLSTEPHPQADRLKVCQVDVGKDGPLTIVCGAANVAAGQLVPIALEGASLPGGVTIKRTKLRGVESQGMICSAKELGFPEKVLSKQQREGIMVLPDEVEIGSDMRTVLGMYDQVLELDLTPNRSDCLSMIGVAYEVAAVLDREVRLPEPEALEPTGDEIRVDITVESEEDCPLYAAQVIDNLKVGPSPQWMQNRLISAGIRPVNNIVDITNYVMIEYGQPLHAFDLDKLSNGGRIVVRRARNGETIETLDGVTRACGEETLLITDGSKPIGIAGVMGGANSEVSEETTRVLLEAAFFSPPIIRRTSRKLGLRSEASNRFEKAVDPERIIPALQRAVELLTLYAGGRVVSRVTTERVGDIDELTVSLRHDRLTHVLGVKLKEKDVLDIFRRLRFPVKVDDGVYRVQVPTRRPDIAIEVDLIEEVARLYGYDNIPATLPWGQQSPGGLTREQKLVRVIRNTLRTLGMHEVITYSLTSPGLGSEIASINQEGQPIRVAMPMSEERSVLRTSLLPHLIETAAYNLKRQQERVAIFEIGKTFHAHEKKLTDLPEERWELAGLLAGKSVPTNWRQPSSPSDFYTAKGVLETLLNRLGIHNVEYRAVQPVGFHPGRTAELVVDGRVIGILGQLHPQVAQQYDLGPTMVCQLDLSAIFAAAQTNVHFEPPSRHPAVTRDLALVVDRDLLVGKVEQEIKKAAGEWLESVTLFDVFTGEQIGEGKKSVAYSLVYRAKDRTLTDEEVNRVHQAVIDHLEATCGAQLRM from the coding sequence ACGCTTTGACGCAGAGCGGTGTGGCCGTGGATGTGATTTACACGCGGGACACGGGGATTCGCAATGTGGTCGTGGGGAAAGTGTTGTCGACTGAGCCCCATCCACAGGCGGATCGGTTGAAAGTGTGCCAAGTGGATGTTGGCAAGGATGGGCCGCTTACCATCGTTTGCGGTGCGGCCAATGTGGCTGCGGGACAACTGGTTCCCATCGCATTGGAAGGGGCGTCCCTGCCGGGCGGGGTCACCATCAAGCGGACCAAACTCCGCGGCGTGGAGTCTCAGGGAATGATTTGCTCCGCCAAGGAGTTGGGTTTCCCGGAGAAAGTGTTGTCCAAACAACAGCGGGAGGGCATCATGGTCTTGCCCGACGAAGTCGAAATCGGTAGTGACATGCGCACTGTGCTGGGCATGTACGATCAGGTGTTGGAGCTGGACCTGACGCCCAACCGTTCCGACTGTCTCAGCATGATCGGCGTGGCATATGAAGTAGCTGCCGTGTTGGACCGCGAAGTACGTCTGCCGGAACCGGAAGCGCTGGAACCGACGGGAGATGAAATTCGTGTGGACATCACGGTGGAATCGGAAGAAGATTGTCCGCTCTATGCCGCACAGGTGATCGACAACCTGAAAGTGGGCCCGTCTCCGCAATGGATGCAAAACCGTTTGATTTCTGCCGGGATTCGTCCGGTCAACAACATCGTGGACATCACCAACTATGTGATGATCGAGTATGGTCAACCCCTGCACGCATTTGACTTGGACAAACTGTCCAACGGCGGACGCATCGTCGTGCGTCGGGCACGTAACGGTGAGACCATTGAAACGTTGGACGGCGTCACCCGAGCGTGCGGCGAGGAAACGTTGCTCATCACCGACGGCAGCAAACCGATCGGCATTGCGGGGGTGATGGGCGGCGCCAACTCCGAAGTGTCCGAGGAAACGACACGGGTGCTGTTGGAGGCAGCCTTTTTCTCCCCGCCCATCATTCGTCGGACTTCGCGTAAGTTGGGACTGCGCTCGGAAGCGAGCAACCGCTTCGAAAAAGCGGTCGATCCGGAGCGCATCATCCCGGCTCTGCAACGTGCGGTGGAATTGCTCACCCTGTACGCCGGCGGGCGGGTTGTATCTAGGGTGACAACAGAGCGCGTCGGAGATATCGACGAGCTGACCGTGAGCCTGCGCCATGATCGATTGACACACGTGCTGGGCGTGAAATTGAAAGAAAAGGATGTGCTGGATATCTTCCGTCGGCTGCGTTTCCCGGTAAAGGTAGATGACGGGGTCTACCGTGTACAGGTGCCGACGCGTCGACCGGATATCGCCATTGAAGTCGATCTGATCGAAGAAGTGGCTCGACTGTACGGTTACGATAACATCCCGGCCACATTGCCGTGGGGACAGCAATCGCCTGGCGGGTTGACCCGCGAACAAAAGCTTGTCCGTGTGATTCGGAACACCCTGCGGACGTTGGGCATGCATGAAGTGATCACTTACAGCTTGACTTCCCCTGGATTAGGAAGTGAGATCGCCTCGATCAACCAAGAAGGGCAACCGATCCGGGTGGCCATGCCGATGAGCGAAGAGCGGAGCGTTTTGCGGACCAGCCTGCTGCCGCATCTGATCGAAACGGCTGCATACAACCTGAAACGGCAACAAGAGCGCGTCGCCATCTTTGAAATCGGGAAAACCTTCCATGCCCATGAGAAGAAGTTGACCGATTTGCCGGAAGAGCGATGGGAATTGGCCGGTCTGCTTGCCGGAAAATCGGTGCCGACCAACTGGCGTCAGCCCTCGTCACCCAGTGATTTTTACACGGCCAAGGGCGTGCTTGAAACCCTGTTGAACCGTTTGGGCATCCATAATGTGGAATACCGTGCGGTCCAACCGGTAGGTTTCCATCCCGGACGCACCGCGGAACTCGTGGTAGATGGTCGGGTCATCGGTATTTTGGGACAACTGCATCCGCAAGTGGCCCAACAATACGATCTCGGCCCCACGATGGTGTGTCAGTTGGATCTGTCAGCGATCTTTGCTGCGGCACAAACGAATGTTCATTTCGAACCGCCCAGCCGTCATCCCGCGGTAACCCGCGATTTGGCATTGGTAGTGGATCGGGATCTTTTGGTTGGCAAAGTCGAGCAGGAGATCAAAAAGGCGGCGGGCGAATGGCTGGAATCCGTGACGTTGTTTGACGTGTTTACAGGAGAACAGATTGGGGAAGGAAAGAAAAGCGTAGCCTATTCGTTGGTGTACCGGGCGAAGGATCGTACGCTGACCGACGAAGAGGTCAACCGGGTACATCAGGCGGTGATCGACCATCTCGAAGCGACGTGTGGTGCACAGTTGCGCATGTAA
- a CDS encoding NfeD family protein — protein MGAGSALLVFFSAFLLAAEILAKSRGLSGVAGLLLMGWYVGGHWGTTSGWWLAALLVGMGLVILDGKLLQDGTLATIGAILVLVGLVIPTENWLTGTLVAFAWITGLALSPLSLKVLPKRDWLEKIVLKFAMSNDTGYSSLNRNYRELVGLEGTALTDMRPSGTIRIGNGRFSAVTNGHWVQKGARVRVLSVDGVKILVETVEEPPINLPKKRDNP, from the coding sequence ATGGGAGCCGGTTCCGCTTTGCTGGTCTTTTTCAGCGCGTTCTTATTGGCCGCTGAAATTCTCGCCAAGTCCCGCGGCTTATCCGGAGTGGCGGGATTGTTGTTGATGGGATGGTATGTGGGCGGACATTGGGGAACGACATCCGGTTGGTGGTTGGCCGCTTTGCTTGTCGGGATGGGACTGGTGATTCTGGATGGAAAACTGTTGCAAGACGGTACCTTGGCTACCATCGGTGCTATCTTGGTTTTGGTCGGGTTGGTAATTCCGACAGAGAACTGGCTGACGGGGACACTGGTCGCATTTGCATGGATTACGGGACTCGCTTTGAGTCCGCTGTCATTGAAAGTGTTGCCCAAACGCGATTGGTTGGAAAAGATTGTATTGAAATTTGCCATGTCCAATGATACGGGTTACAGCTCGCTTAACCGCAACTATCGGGAACTGGTCGGACTCGAGGGGACGGCATTGACCGACATGCGCCCGTCCGGAACAATCCGTATCGGGAATGGCCGCTTCAGTGCGGTCACCAACGGTCATTGGGTCCAAAAGGGAGCACGGGTGCGCGTGTTATCCGTGGATGGGGTCAAAATCTTAGTGGAAACGGTAGAGGAACCGCCGATCAACCTACCGAAGAAAAGGGATAATCCATAA
- a CDS encoding endonuclease MutS2 yields MNRFMLNVLEYPRIREQVAEEASSSLGKERIAALEPTADAEEVSRRLAATAEGMDLLRLKGDVSLGGVRDIRPSLRRAEVGGLLNTNELLDIAGTVNAGRKLKNQVLQVDEEHPLPIIRGWVERIEGLRPLEEEITRRIDEQGEVSDHASPNLRQIRNHIRQVQREIRTTLEGILRNPSYQKMLQEALITLRNDRYVIPVKQEYRSAFGGIVHDQSASGSTLFIEPASVVTLNNRLRQWELEEQREVERILRELTAQVATHVDALRQNIKALAELDLILAKARYARRIRGVCPRVETERVIRLKRARHPLIPMEKAVPIDITLGDPHQGIIITGPNTGGKTVCLKTVGLLALMTQAGLPIPADEGSSFPVFSGIFADIGDEQSIEQSLSTFSSHMTQIIRILKQADDHSLVLLDELGAGTDPTEGAALAIAILQDLLDEGCLVVATTHYSELKQFAHAHPRVTNASVEFDVRTLRPTYRLLIGVPGKSNAFAIAERLGLSPSIIEKAKSQLSTEEHRLEEMIAALSRDRAIAEEERKRAETLRQEAESLQRELKEKLSRWEEEKERMRELARREAQTIVSRARREAEDVLRQLREWAKNRPDELKEHQLIEARKRLDDAVPDARPVAAVPVAKQRNERIEPGDEVMVLTVKQRGRVLEDLGEGEYQVQVGILKMKVHRRHLEKVKAKKNESEFGVATSYRSASNHVRPELDLRGKMVEEALAEIDKYLDSAVVAGYQRVSLIHGKGTGALRTGVHQFLRQHPHVKGFRLGGPGEGGSGVTVVELA; encoded by the coding sequence GTGAACCGTTTTATGCTCAATGTGTTGGAATATCCACGAATCAGGGAACAAGTGGCGGAAGAAGCCTCTTCCTCGCTGGGAAAAGAGCGGATTGCCGCGCTGGAACCCACTGCCGACGCTGAGGAAGTATCGCGTCGTCTGGCGGCGACGGCAGAGGGGATGGATCTTCTCAGGCTCAAAGGGGATGTGTCCTTGGGAGGCGTTCGTGACATTCGTCCCTCTCTGCGCCGGGCCGAAGTGGGAGGATTACTGAATACAAATGAATTGTTGGATATTGCCGGTACGGTGAATGCCGGCCGTAAATTAAAAAATCAGGTATTGCAGGTTGATGAGGAACATCCGCTTCCCATCATTCGCGGATGGGTGGAACGCATCGAAGGATTGCGTCCGTTGGAAGAAGAAATCACTCGACGAATCGACGAACAAGGAGAAGTATCCGATCACGCGAGCCCAAATCTGCGTCAGATTCGAAATCATATTCGTCAAGTACAACGTGAGATCAGAACGACGTTGGAGGGCATTCTGCGCAATCCGAGTTACCAAAAAATGTTACAGGAAGCATTGATTACTCTGCGCAACGACCGATATGTCATCCCGGTCAAACAGGAATATCGTTCAGCATTCGGTGGTATCGTGCATGATCAGTCGGCCTCCGGCTCCACGTTGTTTATCGAACCGGCATCCGTGGTGACGCTGAACAACCGTTTGCGTCAATGGGAGTTGGAGGAACAGCGCGAAGTGGAACGCATCCTGCGCGAGTTGACAGCACAAGTGGCGACCCATGTCGATGCACTACGGCAAAATATTAAAGCGTTGGCCGAGTTGGATCTCATCCTGGCCAAGGCCCGGTATGCCCGCCGTATTCGAGGTGTTTGTCCACGGGTGGAGACGGAGCGCGTCATTCGGTTGAAGCGGGCCCGCCATCCGTTGATCCCGATGGAAAAAGCGGTTCCCATCGATATCACGTTGGGCGATCCACATCAGGGGATCATTATCACAGGACCCAACACGGGCGGGAAAACCGTATGCCTGAAAACGGTGGGGTTGCTGGCGTTGATGACGCAAGCGGGTCTTCCTATCCCCGCGGATGAAGGCAGCTCATTCCCCGTATTCAGCGGGATTTTTGCGGACATCGGCGATGAGCAAAGCATTGAGCAGAGCTTGAGCACGTTTTCCAGCCATATGACGCAGATCATCCGCATTTTGAAACAAGCGGACGATCACAGCTTGGTGCTGCTGGATGAATTGGGTGCGGGCACAGATCCGACCGAAGGGGCGGCGTTGGCCATCGCCATCTTGCAAGATCTCTTGGATGAAGGTTGTCTTGTGGTGGCCACCACCCATTACAGCGAGTTGAAACAATTCGCCCATGCCCATCCGAGAGTGACCAATGCCAGTGTGGAATTTGACGTGCGGACCCTTCGTCCCACCTATCGCCTGTTGATCGGCGTACCTGGAAAGAGCAATGCGTTTGCCATTGCCGAGCGCTTGGGACTGTCGCCATCCATCATTGAGAAAGCCAAATCGCAGTTGTCCACGGAGGAGCATCGCCTGGAGGAAATGATCGCCGCATTATCCCGCGACAGGGCCATTGCGGAAGAGGAGCGCAAACGTGCGGAAACGCTTCGTCAGGAAGCGGAATCCTTGCAACGGGAACTCAAGGAAAAACTGTCCCGTTGGGAGGAGGAAAAAGAGCGGATGCGCGAATTGGCACGACGGGAAGCGCAAACCATCGTCTCGCGTGCCCGCCGGGAAGCGGAAGACGTATTGCGCCAGTTGCGTGAATGGGCCAAAAATCGGCCGGACGAGTTAAAGGAACATCAGTTGATCGAAGCAAGGAAACGGTTGGATGACGCGGTTCCCGATGCCCGACCGGTTGCCGCCGTACCCGTGGCTAAGCAACGGAATGAGCGGATTGAGCCGGGAGACGAGGTGATGGTGCTCACCGTCAAACAACGCGGCCGAGTGCTGGAGGATCTCGGTGAAGGGGAATATCAGGTTCAGGTGGGCATTCTGAAAATGAAAGTACACCGCCGTCATCTGGAAAAGGTGAAGGCGAAGAAGAACGAGTCCGAATTCGGTGTGGCCACTTCGTATCGAAGCGCTTCAAACCATGTGCGTCCGGAATTGGATTTACGTGGTAAGATGGTGGAGGAAGCTTTGGCGGAAATCGATAAATATCTGGATTCCGCCGTCGTCGCCGGATATCAGCGGGTTTCGCTCATCCATGGAAAAGGAACTGGTGCTTTGCGGACGGGTGTCCATCAATTTTTGCGCCAACATCCGCACGTCAAAGGGTTCCGATTGGGTGGACCGGGAGAAGGCGGTTCTGGCGTGACGGTGGTCGAATTGGCCTAG
- a CDS encoding CvpA family protein codes for MNVLDGIILLLVIGGLLRGYRRGLILQAASLAGLVLAWVVAFYFTDEVTPVLQKNVPLPESVTGDGLMRLLPLERALYTVMAFLLLFFGTKLAVSLLSRVLNQLAQLPVLSVLNRIGGLVLGVLQAVLLVWIMVNLLHFLPWEKGQEAVQQSGIAQNLLEATPQWTTELKQLLHDAMRQRS; via the coding sequence ATGAATGTACTAGACGGGATCATCCTGCTCTTGGTGATCGGAGGATTGTTGCGAGGATATCGGCGCGGCTTGATTCTGCAGGCCGCGTCGTTGGCCGGTTTGGTTTTGGCGTGGGTGGTGGCGTTTTACTTCACCGACGAGGTAACACCGGTTCTGCAGAAAAATGTTCCCTTGCCCGAATCTGTAACCGGAGACGGTTTGATGCGCTTGTTGCCATTGGAACGCGCCCTGTATACGGTGATGGCGTTTCTGCTCTTGTTTTTCGGAACCAAACTGGCGGTCTCGCTTTTGTCCAGGGTACTCAATCAGTTGGCGCAGCTGCCTGTATTATCGGTATTGAACCGAATCGGCGGCTTGGTTTTGGGCGTTTTGCAAGCTGTTTTGCTGGTGTGGATCATGGTCAACTTGTTGCATTTCCTACCATGGGAGAAAGGACAAGAAGCCGTACAACAATCCGGCATCGCCCAAAACCTGTTGGAAGCAACCCCCCAATGGACAACGGAACTGAAACAACTGTTGCATGACGCAATGCGGCAGCGGTCATAA
- the sleB gene encoding spore cortex-lytic enzyme: protein MMRKRLLCCALMLAFSVLGEAIVSMVNSDASGSLLSAVPNGGHAVSVQSTAKASVESRHVSKRVSIAARPARVYKPGDRGGYVWELQRRLRFLGFYTGKINGIYTWRTYRAVRLFQYAFGLRVTGLTDARTRAKLWKATRRWRPGGVRRVQARRVYRRTARQLSWNDIKLMAHAVHAEARGEPYIGKVAVAAVILNRLKSERFPNTPASIIFQPLAFEAVANGQIWLQPDPDSFKAVRDALNGWDPSDGALYYFNPATATSKWIWSRPQIKRIGRHIFTK, encoded by the coding sequence ATGATGCGGAAAAGGCTTCTCTGTTGTGCCTTGATGTTGGCTTTCTCCGTCTTGGGAGAAGCGATTGTCTCCATGGTCAATAGCGATGCCTCGGGATCGTTGTTATCCGCTGTTCCCAACGGCGGACACGCTGTTTCCGTGCAATCGACGGCGAAAGCCAGTGTGGAATCGCGGCACGTTTCCAAACGGGTTTCGATAGCGGCCCGCCCGGCGAGAGTGTACAAACCCGGCGACCGAGGGGGATATGTGTGGGAACTGCAGAGAAGGCTACGGTTTTTGGGTTTCTACACCGGAAAGATCAACGGGATTTACACTTGGCGGACTTACCGGGCGGTTCGATTGTTCCAATATGCGTTCGGTTTGCGGGTGACAGGCTTGACCGATGCCAGAACCCGGGCAAAATTGTGGAAAGCGACTAGAAGATGGCGCCCGGGTGGTGTGAGGAGAGTTCAGGCGAGGCGTGTATACCGGAGAACAGCCAGGCAATTGTCCTGGAATGATATCAAGCTGATGGCACATGCTGTTCACGCCGAGGCGCGAGGGGAACCGTATATCGGAAAAGTGGCCGTTGCGGCAGTGATATTAAACCGACTCAAAAGTGAACGTTTTCCCAATACGCCCGCCAGTATCATTTTTCAACCCTTGGCGTTTGAAGCTGTGGCAAACGGACAAATTTGGTTGCAACCGGACCCTGACTCATTCAAAGCGGTACGGGACGCACTGAATGGGTGGGACCCCTCCGATGGAGCGTTGTATTACTTCAATCCTGCCACGGCCACATCAAAATGGATCTGGAGCCGGCCTCAGATCAAACGGATCGGCCGCCATATTTTTACCAAGTAA
- a CDS encoding cupredoxin domain-containing protein, with protein sequence MMKKGMTTLAIAMSLMLGLVGCAGGNQSQQSGKTSGQVIEISASNFQFKPNKIEIPANKDVTLKLKVANGMHSLEVPGLDVNLQGDGETAVVRAKPGTYPFFCNIPCGVGHAKMKGTIVAK encoded by the coding sequence ATGATGAAGAAAGGAATGACCACTCTGGCCATCGCCATGTCCCTGATGCTGGGGCTGGTCGGATGCGCCGGCGGCAATCAGTCCCAACAATCGGGGAAAACCTCGGGTCAGGTGATTGAAATCTCCGCTTCCAACTTCCAATTCAAACCGAACAAAATCGAGATTCCTGCCAATAAAGATGTCACACTGAAATTGAAAGTAGCAAACGGCATGCACAGCCTGGAAGTGCCCGGGCTTGACGTCAACCTGCAAGGGGATGGCGAAACCGCCGTGGTCCGTGCCAAGCCGGGAACTTATCCATTCTTCTGCAATATTCCCTGCGGTGTGGGTCACGCGAAGATGAAAGGAACGATTGTGGCCAAGTAA
- the zapA gene encoding cell division protein ZapA: protein MQSMTKNKLSVEIFGQQYNITGKASPSYMREVANHVDETMRMISQANPRLDTTRLAVLSAVNIADAYMKLKREHDEILHLIEDDQP from the coding sequence TTGCAATCGATGACCAAAAATAAATTGAGCGTGGAGATCTTCGGACAACAGTACAACATCACGGGAAAAGCCAGTCCCAGTTACATGCGGGAAGTAGCCAACCATGTTGACGAAACGATGCGGATGATCTCACAAGCCAATCCCCGTTTGGATACCACGCGTCTGGCGGTACTTTCGGCCGTCAATATAGCGGATGCCTATATGAAACTGAAACGGGAACATGACGAGATCCTGCATCTGATCGAAGATGATCAACCGTGA
- a CDS encoding glycoside hydrolase family 130 protein, producing MVRVYRYEQNPLITPSDIKPYHEGFEVIGAFNAGIAKYKDEILMLLRIAERPISDDPKIVKAPIYHTDTDELEIIEFHRDDERYDFSDPRMIRKASHSQEIEYLTSLSYIRIARSKDGRNFTIDEKPFLYPSNKLESFGIEDPRVTQIGDTFYICFTALSPLGIGGAMVSTKDFVTVKHHGMIFPPENKDIVIFPEKVNGKYYALHRPSLKSIGKPEIWIAESDNLLYWGNHQHLISLRDGMWDSGRIGGGAVPIKTDRGWLVLYHGATPENRYCMGGLLLDLNNPAVVVARSDQPILEPEADYEKEGFFGDVVFSCGAIVEGDVVKMYYGVADTSMACAELSLEEILDFLTYY from the coding sequence ATGGTAAGAGTGTACCGGTATGAACAAAATCCGTTGATTACCCCGTCAGATATCAAGCCATATCATGAAGGATTTGAAGTGATCGGCGCTTTTAATGCCGGGATTGCCAAATACAAGGATGAAATATTGATGTTGCTTCGCATTGCTGAGCGCCCGATCAGTGATGATCCCAAGATCGTGAAAGCGCCCATTTATCATACGGACACGGATGAACTGGAAATCATCGAATTTCATCGGGATGATGAGCGTTATGATTTTTCGGACCCGCGAATGATTCGAAAGGCATCCCATTCACAAGAAATTGAATACCTGACTTCCCTGTCCTATATTCGCATCGCACGCAGTAAAGACGGACGCAATTTTACCATAGACGAAAAGCCGTTTCTTTATCCATCCAACAAACTGGAATCATTCGGCATCGAAGATCCGCGCGTGACACAAATTGGAGATACCTTTTATATCTGTTTCACGGCTCTGTCTCCGCTCGGCATTGGCGGGGCGATGGTATCAACCAAGGACTTTGTCACCGTTAAACATCATGGAATGATTTTTCCTCCGGAAAACAAGGATATCGTGATCTTTCCGGAAAAAGTGAACGGAAAATATTATGCGTTGCATCGCCCCAGCCTCAAAAGTATTGGAAAACCGGAGATCTGGATCGCGGAATCCGACAATTTGCTTTATTGGGGAAACCATCAACACCTGATCAGCCTCAGGGACGGGATGTGGGACAGCGGCCGCATTGGCGGCGGTGCTGTCCCTATCAAAACAGATAGGGGTTGGTTGGTGCTCTATCATGGCGCGACGCCAGAGAACCGTTATTGCATGGGCGGGTTGCTCCTTGACCTGAACAATCCTGCAGTTGTGGTTGCTCGTTCCGACCAACCGATTCTGGAACCGGAAGCGGATTATGAAAAAGAAGGGTTCTTTGGCGATGTTGTATTCTCGTGTGGGGCAATCGTGGAAGGCGATGTGGTGAAAATGTATTATGGTGTCGCGGATACCTCAATGGCCTGTGCGGAATTGAGCTTGGAAGAAATTCTGGACTTCTTGACTTATTATTGA
- a CDS encoding MTP-1 family protein codes for MDVTLFTLKKSGVQPSSVLLEKYTKNEQKPYNPTKLNFTGVGEKDVYNITAPFEDSGETVIAGRVEPRDSEHSEVIFFVRRGEQWIPKEGAPVFALQDPFFTRIGGELVFGGVEVFPHPADERAMSWRTVFYKGANIHRLEKIFTGPDGMKDLRLIELPDGSIGVLTRPQGDKGGRGKIGFVRIPSLDHLTLEVIHEAPILDQFMEEEWGGANEAHLLSNGLIGVLGHIARMDEEGNRHYYPMVFALDPTTGEHSDIQLIAARSDFLKGPAKRPDLADVVFSGGLVRKKDGTADLYAGVGDAEAQRISMRDPFLAFEKIRWGK; via the coding sequence ATGGATGTTACTTTGTTTACCCTGAAAAAGAGCGGTGTCCAACCCTCTTCCGTGTTACTGGAAAAGTATACGAAAAATGAACAAAAACCATACAACCCCACCAAATTAAATTTTACCGGGGTTGGGGAAAAGGATGTGTACAATATTACGGCACCTTTTGAAGATAGCGGTGAAACCGTGATCGCCGGCCGCGTGGAACCCCGTGACAGTGAGCATTCGGAAGTGATTTTCTTCGTTCGACGCGGGGAGCAATGGATTCCCAAAGAAGGGGCCCCGGTCTTTGCGTTGCAGGACCCCTTCTTTACCCGCATCGGAGGAGAGCTGGTTTTCGGCGGTGTGGAGGTTTTTCCGCATCCCGCCGATGAACGGGCAATGAGTTGGCGCACGGTATTTTACAAGGGAGCCAACATTCATCGTTTGGAAAAGATTTTTACCGGCCCGGATGGCATGAAAGACCTTCGTCTGATCGAATTGCCGGATGGCTCCATCGGGGTGTTGACACGCCCCCAAGGGGATAAAGGGGGAAGAGGCAAGATTGGATTTGTGAGAATTCCATCATTGGATCATTTGACTCTGGAAGTGATCCACGAGGCCCCCATTTTAGACCAATTCATGGAGGAAGAATGGGGTGGAGCCAATGAAGCCCACCTTCTGTCCAACGGGTTGATTGGGGTGTTGGGGCATATCGCCCGTATGGATGAAGAAGGAAATCGCCATTATTATCCAATGGTATTTGCCCTTGATCCAACGACCGGTGAACATTCGGATATCCAGCTCATTGCAGCGCGTTCCGACTTTTTGAAAGGCCCCGCCAAACGCCCGGATTTGGCCGATGTTGTATTTAGCGGCGGGTTGGTTCGCAAGAAGGATGGAACAGCAGACCTGTATGCTGGTGTGGGTGATGCTGAAGCACAACGTATCTCTATGCGAGATCCATTCCTCGCATTTGAAAAAATAAGGTGGGGGAAATAA